The following is a genomic window from Gallus gallus isolate bGalGal1 chromosome 14, bGalGal1.mat.broiler.GRCg7b, whole genome shotgun sequence.
CGACTTTATGCTATAAATCTTAGCAATTATATGAAATCTTAACCTATTTCCTAAGTGGCCAAGGTTGTACTGTTCACAAATCTGTCACCCctcaaaaccaaaccacaatTCTTAATTCAGCGTAACCACGTCTTCAACTTGCCACTGAAGCAGCATTTGAGGATTTGTTACCTTTACCATATGGCTGATCTTTCCAGAGTTGAAATAATTTGTACTTAAAATCACTGCAAAATACAATACTGGTAGTCCTAGGAAATCCTAGAAAATACCAGAAATGTTTAGCAAACAATGTTTTTCTAATAATCCCCAAATGAATCCCTTTACAACAATAAACTGCAGACCACTTCTAAACCTGAGGAAGTCATTTGTCCAACAGTTCCTCGAGTGACCAAGGATTCTTTTTAGCTTCTAAGTTACTTTAAAAGAAGATGGTAACCCATACAGTACCTTCAATAATCACAGAACATATTTTGACATACCTTTAAAGAGAATATCAATAAAATCACTTGCATGGTATAATGACAGTCATCTGTGGGATTATCTAACAGTTTGTCGGGAAAACAAACTGCAGTGAATCACTGGGATGTGAACTAGAGGGAGGGGAAAGTAAAGAACCACTTACCcattttgaaattaaagaaCAAACCAAACCATGGATTCTGTTTCTTGTTCTCAATTGAATCATTCCATTGCTACTACTGAAGTCAAATAGCAGTAACAGAGTAGTAAATCAGATCCCTAATGCAACTGGCTAATCCTCACCTCTCCCACAGAAGTACTGTCTTTCCTGAAAATGAATGTAGCCTGTGGTATTTTCTTTGACCTCAGAATAAAAATTCAATGACTCAGACAATATAGCAACATTATTGAGTCATTAGATTCAAACCATCACAGCTTGCTGGCAGAACTGTGTGGGGGGCTGGACTTTatctctaaaggtcccttccaaccccaacaattctgtgattcagcgTGACACACGAAAGAAGGGCTGATACAGCAGCTCAGGTAACCAAGCTGGCAGAGAGAGGTGAGACCTTCACTACTGCAGTTCTGGAGCTGCTTCTGAGTTAGAAGACAGCTCTATTTAAGTTGTTTGCAATACATTTCTCATAAACCACCATGCCTGTTGGTACAGTAATTATGTACATGCCAGCTTCAGGCACacacaaaattatttaataGTTGTACCTGATGATAGGTCTCAGAGattctccctctcttccttgGGAGTGGGATCATTCCCAGTTATTCCTGTGTTGTAGGCTATCCAGCCCATTACATGCTCTGTTCAAATCCTTAATACAATTCTGGGGCATTTACTAACACATTAGTAAGGGTTGATTTAACCGTGCCAAAGTCAAAATGTAACAACCACCACATTAATGTTGTCACTTGTAAATACACCTGTCCTTCTATAACACGTGTTAACTGTGAATCTTACTGAGAACAGCTCTACCAGATCTTTCAATACATTAGTTATAGTATCAGAACTGTACTAGTACTGGGGCTTGCAAAGAACTACTTTCcaattaatgctttttaaatgtttaccTGGGCAGTTTCTGGACTTCCACTGCTTCATTTGGAtattagtctggagaagaggtgaCTCTGGGCAGACCTTATGGCTTTCTACAactcctgaaaggaggctgtggtgaggtggggtttGGCCTCTGCTCTCACGtaaggatgagaggtgatggccttacGCTGCaccagggaggttcaggctgggtattaggaaaaaattcttctcagaaagagcagtcaggcagtggcacaggctgcacagggagtggtgcggaccccatccctggaggtgctcaacagccatggagatgtggcgctgaggacatgtcagcagcagtgggtggcaggtgggcagttggacttagaggtcttttccaactgtggtgattctgtgtttctattttAGAAAAGACAGGTAAAATGTTATGTGCAGGCTTATGTAACATCAGTAAAGCTGTCCCTCAATCCTCCATTTCGTACCTACCTGACTGAGCCGCTTCTCAGTGTTTCTGAGCACACTTTGGCTCCCCTACTATATTCGGAAGCCTTTCGCTGTTCTGCCGCCCTACAGCTGAACAACCAGCCTGCAGCTTCAACAAAAGCCAGAAAGCCTGACACATCTTTAACTACAGGACGGGAATCCCTACGCCAGGCTCACAGTGCCGCCGCGGCACTCCAGCCGCTCGGCCGGGCTGCGGAGCGGCCCCGCTCCCCCTGGGGGCGGCTGTGGGAGCGGAGGAGCCCCCCCGTCCCGCGCTACCTCAGTCCGAGCCGCCCGGCCGCCCCCAGGCGCCGCCGCGCACCTCAGCGCGGGCAGCGAGGCTCCGCCGCGCCTCAGCCCTGAGCGGGCCGCGCCCGGGGCCGGCGGGATCCTTCTCCCTCTGACACCTCCGGGCGTTGGCAACCGCCACGCCCGGCAACCGTGCGGCCGCGGCATGAAGCAGGTAGAGGAgcgggcgggcagcgcggggcggcgggccgcggcggcggcgcggcctCCCCGCCCCTCGGCGCTGACGGGAGCGCTGTGGGGGTCCCCGCCACAGGCGCTGGTGGACGACACCGAGGATGTGTCTCTGGATTTCGGCAGCGAGGAGGAGCTGGCGCTGCGGAAAGCCAAAATCAGGTAacggggagcggagcggagctgAGCGGGCCCCGCCCCACCGCAGGCTCTGCTCCCGCCGGCCCCTGATGCCGCGTGGCGCTCGGGCTCCGTTCTGCGCGGGGGCGGCTGCAGGGAGGGCCGCGGGCGGCACAGGCCCCGACCCACCGCCCCGCGTGCCCGCAGCCCACCTGCCACCGCAGCACCACCACAGCGGCAGCGTTCTGCTTGGAGCTGAAGGGCCCCCAGCCAGAGGCTGTCACACGATGAGGTGTATCGTAGcatcatagaacggcttgggttggaagggaccttaaaaaccATCCAGCTCCAACGTCCTGCCGTGGCGGGTTGTCaccatcagatcaggctgccaggCCCATGCAGCCCAGCCATGGGCACCTCCAGAACTTCTCCgggtaacctgtgccagtgcctcactgccctctgaataaaggtgttttttttttatatatatatatattttttttgtaacatCTGACctatttttcccatattttaatttaaagccatttcttcttgtcctttaCACTATTAGACTGCGTAAAAAGtcactccccctcctgtttataaggtcccctcaagtactggaggggtgcagtgaggtcaccccagaaccttctccaagctaaacaagcccaactccttcagcctgtcttcacagcagaggtcctccagctctctgatcatcttcagggccctcctctggacccgctccaacagctgtCAAAGGGAATTACACATACACACTCATCAGTACCTCCTATAATCAGCTTCAGTTGGTAactgctctcttccctcctgCCATGCCCCAGATGACTCTGCTAGACTGCAACATTAGCATGTCTTGTAGGCATAAATAAAGTAAAGGAAGGGATGCTAAACCTGCACAGCTTATCTAAGTCACAAGCAGTCATGTACAATTGCTCAGCTTTACTAGTGTCTGGTGGGACATCTCAGCCATTCCACTGCACTAGACTTGCAGCAGTCCAGCTCCATGGTGAGCTGCCATGACACAGAATTAACATCCCCAGAActgttttctgtgttctctGCCTTAGCAGCAGGTTTGAGGAAGGTTTGTATTCTGTTTTGTATTGTGGTGAGGTCCTGGAGCACATGGCTTGAATGGAGGCGACTCAATTGGAAACTAAAACTTCCAAGTCTTGTATGTGGCAGGCACAGCTTCACTGTGTCACCAGACTGGAGTCTGGTGGGAAGTGGAACTGTGCTAACGTGCTTGTTTCAGGCCTGTGGCACCAGCACTGTACCGTAGAGCTCTGTTCTGCAGGTTGATGCACCTGGTAACCACAGTGGGCTCACTTTGTTTTGATGCTTATTTCACTAAAGACTGCTCTTTTTTCTTACTCTCCTTGTGACGATGCTAAAGGATAACCTCTTACTGAAATATGCCGTGCtacagaatacagaaatgaaaccactCAGATTCTTcggaaatagaaaaacaaacttctctGTGAGCAATCGTGCAAATGAGTCTGGTACACACCCATGAGCTGCAGAGCTTCATTGCCTTTAAAAGGTCATAATGACATATTCttgtcatttgcttttatttaattttatccCACTTTCATACATCTTGGACTTGTTCAGAGTTTGCACAAGCCATGACAAGTTGTGCATTCGTGATTCTCCAGCACGTGTGCAAGTGCTCGTTAGAACCACAAGGTGCACGGATATTGGTGCAGTTGGCTGCTTCTGTTAGGAGCAGAGGGATCATTTACACAACctttgcagctctgtgcagtaTCAAAACATTTGATCAGGATCAAGCAGGAGCATATGCTCACTTCTGATTCAAGTTGGCCAAGTAACACAAGATGATGGAGCCAGAGGGTCTGGTTGACCAAAATTTGCCCAAATATATCTGAAGTTCTGGACAGGAGGTGCAGAGAGTGgcgtgcagagctgctgtggcactTGGAGCAGGTGCCTGGGCAACGCTGGTTCAGTGGTATGTTGCAGGGCTGACCCAGTTTGATCCCTTAATGCAGGATCCAACTAAACTCATAGGAGGTCATTCCTATCCTAATAGGCATCACCCTTGCAAATGGAACAAAGTTATTAATAATTGGTAATAGTTTAGTCTTATGAGAAGTTAATGTGCTTTTAAAGCCTACGCTATCTTCCATTAGAACAAGAAATCATGTTAGTTCATACAATTTTTTATTGCTATCATATTTCTGggactgtaattaaaaaaaaatgtgtaaagtACAATTGAAAATGTATTCACTGAGAGCTGTCCAGCTTATGTCAAAAAGCATGCAGAGGCTTTGCCTTCACACTTCAACAGTTTTCTTTATCTCGGATTCTTTGTTAAAAATTCTGTTCCTATATTGTAGGAGCTGTAAGCTTCATCTGGTGGCTGTGAATTAGGGAAATGCATGTTTGCTCTGCTAGAAGAGGAAGCAAACAGTGTGAACTGGATTTGTTTAGTtccagaattttatttatttattagcatcacagaatggcccgggttggaagggacctcaaggatcatgaatctccaaccctctcaccacagacagggccaccaacctccacgttTAATAgtaggccaggctgcccagggccccctccagcctggccttgaacacctccagggatggggcatccacagcctctctgggcagcagttccagcacctcaccgctctcttggtaaagaacttccccctgatatccaacctaaatctttcctccttcaacttaaaaccatttccccttgtcctgctgttacctgccctttcaaagagttgactcccctaCTGTTTACAGActtcctttaggtactgaaaggctgcaatgaggtcaccccacagccttctcttctccagactgaacaagcccagctccatcagcctgtcttcatagtgaaggtgctccagccctctgatcagcATAAATATGTGCACATCTTCTGCGATTGAGGGAGTCATGCAGTCTACAACATGCCAGTGCTGAGCAGTCTACCTCTTCCTCCCCTAGGACCTGCAGATGTGTCTTTGGCCTGAGCACCTACATTTCTGTGAGGGCCTTGACTCTCTGTAGTCCCCATAAAAAGCATTCAGGGCTGTAGCAAACGTGGGCCCCCTGCTCATGTACTGCTTGTCAGTAAGCACCGTACAAAATCCGTCATCAGAACAGTATCAGTAATGCACTGTCACACttctaaaataaagcattataACTTCTCCAGAGTGCCCCAGCATAACTACAAGAGCTGTCTGCCCTGATGCTCTCCAGAGTTGCAGCCTTTATTACTACAACATACTATTTGTGCAGCTGAACTCTTACATCATGTTGAATAAAGAATACCAAGGCAGGATCTGCTTTTGGCAGCTCACAGTATTCCTTCCGCCCGTGTAAGAAAAAAACCCCTTTCATTTCACATGTCACATGTTTATCTGTAAGTCAGAAGTTTTTGGAAAGTTTGTGGTTAGTGTGGGCACAACAGTAAATGCAAGCTTCAGCTGTGTGTGATTCTTGCTTCTCCAGTCAAGCATGGTTACTACAAGCACAATATCTCCATTGTATAATAGTTGACTTCTAGAATAAATAGGTATGGGGTAATAATACTACAATAAAGGAATATATATAGTAACTATTATAATTAAACTCTATTCAAATTTATGAagatttataatatatatatgaaaatctTAATTACACATAATagaataagaaatgaaatagataGTTAATGAAGGTTTGGGCCGTACTACTGTTAATTGCTTAAAGAGGTAGAGGGGCTTAATGAAACAATCACAGATGGAAATAAACCATCTTatttggaaaacagattttattcatTGTAGTTTCAAGAGAGGACGTTACTCAGGTGGGATGGCTTTAAATTAACTGTCGTTTTGAACTCACAGAAACAACTGTACAGAATAAGTTTTGCACTTGGCATATTACCCGGGCTGTGCGTATTATAGCATTCCCCCAAACCCGTGTCTTACTGTGCAGACCACCATTCAACTCTGCACAGTTGGTTCTTCTACTGAGATTTCCCTCAGTTTTGTTGTAGGCCAAATTTCCTTtgtgaagcacagcacagatcTGCTGTGAAGTTAATGACCGTTCATTCAGAAGAATTGTAAACTTCCTGAATTGTATTCCCTCTGTAAAAGGAAGTGTtcactttcagtttttccaCGTGAAGGTTCATTTTGTCTTATTCTGTATCATTTAAATTCCAGAGAGTTGCTGGTCctgttttcaaaacactttAGAAAGACACAAGATCTGTCTCAATTTTTGTGCTCTGTGACACGGATGGAGGAGCTGGGAGTGCAGTGCTGAACGCAGCCACTCACTGGATTCCTTCATACAGCACCACGAAGCTCATGGCAGTGCAGGTTTTGTTCCATCTTTGAGGAGGCATTAATACACACAACAGTTGCCATCTCTTAGCAGATTGGAGGTTGGTTATTGGAAGTATCATCACTTCGATCATTCATCAGCATCTGAGATAACAGCTACAAACTGAGATGCCACCATAGACCAGAAATAGTTGTTGTACTACACTGTCAGCATATACACTAACTTTCCTTCTTGTCCCATAACTTAAGtgctctgtgttgtttttccagGCACCCACTGGCCACCTTTTTCCACCTGTTTTTCCGAGTGAGTGCTATTATTACCTACTTGTTCTGTGACTGGTTCAGCAACAGCTTTGTTGCCTGTTTTGTCACTATTCTCCTTCTTCTATCCTTTGACTTTTGGTCAGTTAAGGTAAGATGACCTGAACAGTAACTACCTTTGAAAGTATTGTTATGCCATtaacagatatatatatactattAATAAAAGGGAAGATCTATACTGAAATGGAGACAGACATTGTGATCTGTTGATTTAGTAAATGGGGCTAGGCGGTTTTACACAAGACTTTTACATGTCCTAGTCACTGATATAAGTTACTAACATGGCAGGAAAGTAGCCTTGCCACAGACAGATTTGTTTGTATACTTTGTGTATCCCTAGGAAAAAATAGATAGTAGTTTTCAATAAGGATGGGAAAGGACCCAGCGCATGTCTatagctgcagtgctgtgcctcaCAGCCCTTGGAGGGCCCAGCTGCGGTACCAGCACCATAGTGATAGCCCAGGGGGTTGGTGGGGCCAGCCCAGAGTCCCCAGGGGTACAAAGAAGAACAAAGTTTAAGTCCTAAGTGAAACACTGATGTGTCTCCAGCATAATGTAAAATTATGGGATTGATCCAAGTTCAAAAACACTTTATTAGTTTAATTGTTTGATTGAATCCAAGCAGCTCACttgttaattatatttttatagttataattaattttccattttttttttcctgtgtgtttttGGTTGGGGTTCTCTCAGAAAGAATTTATCAGAGTCTTCTCCAAGTGACTGACTTAGGAAAGATGCACCCTGTCATTTCTTATCTAAGCTAATATTATTGTGCTAATGATCAGATTAGGAGAATGAGTCTCTCCATTTCTCTTAACTCATCTGTCCTTAGTGACTGTTGTGCACAAATTGACATAGcctttagaaataaatgtagTATTTGGTAAGAAATACCATTTTCAGACAtgcttgtctttattttaaatgttttctgacaAATGAGTGATGCAGCTGCTTAATGCAAATAATTGTTTCTGTCACTAGAATGTGACAGGAAGACTCTTGGTTGGTTTACGTTGGTGGAACCAGATTGATGAAGATGGAAAAAGTCACTGGGTATTTGAAGCAAAAAGGGTAAGAATGATAATAAAAGGCACGTGACAAACAGAACACGTGAAAAGCTTGTCATCGCcatactaattaaaaaaaaaaagaacaaatgagaaCAACTTATAATGAATCCATCTTCCCACAGTCATCTACAAAACAGAATCATCTTCAGGAAAGAACTATGGTGAAAGCAAGTCTGAATagttttaattcatttcttaGAAGTTAGTATCTTTTATTCACGCTCATGGAATATGCTGGGCAGTAGCACCCAGATTCTGGAGCATTCTAACACTGCTAGTGCTGAGCAAAGAAGCCCCATCAAATGGCACTTGGCATTGCTGCTAGAGTCAAGACTGCCAGTTCCACATTTGTTTGTTAACACAGTGTCCAACAGCCCAGCCAGACAAGAGCTTGGTCAGACACTCAAGTGTTGCACAGCAGGCGTCAGCCCTTTCATGCAAAGCCAGCAGTGCACACAACCGAGGTGCTGAGCCCAATGGGAACTGCCCCAGAGATGCAGGACAGCAGTGCCCTCTagcagccctgcatgcagctgggGCTGTACCTGCAGGAATGCAGCAGGCAGTGTAGCTGCACACCAGTAAGAGGATAACAGACGTCAGCTTTCTGCCTGTAATTTAAGTGAAATCTAGGATACAAGCAAGTCTGCATCAAAGCAGAGAAGCTGGAAGACCTCCAGTGTTGTGGAGCTGAGAAAGACAGCCAGAGCTTTCTTGGCACTTACTGTAAAATGAGTAAGTGCATTGCCTACTTCACTTACTGCGGTTTGTCAGTCAGCCTACAAGTACAAAGTGAACTCACCTCTGTGGGCTCGAGCCTTCAGAAACTTCCGGCAAATAGTTTGATTAATGTGAGAATCAtaacagcagaggaaggaaggtaTAATTAAGATGGATTCTATTTTTGTCCTGGTTTACTGATGAGAACTCCTTTATCATGGCACAGTCCTGGGCTATGCACTGTTCTCTTACTTCCCAGAGTCTGGAGTTCCATCTCTTCCCACTCCTCCGtcagctttttaaaatctcCTCTGCGGGGGGGGTTTGCTTAGAAGTACGACAGGTCATTCAGCACCAACCGGCAGCCAACTCCTggtgcactgctgctgctgggacagaagCTCAACCTAGAAATCCTACCAGCAGCTGAGGTGTGCTGGAAGACAGTAACCTACCCTGAATATCACCCTTTTCtctgggagggctgcagccttTTAGGTCTTTCAGGTGTGGAGTTCTCAGGTGTATTGACTTGTTTTTCCCCTGAACAGTACGTGCTAatgcagcatcactgctgggCAATTTGTTGGTAATCGTGGTTACACGTAATTAAAGTTCTGTTTGTAACACTCTTCTGTTTCACACTTCTCTCAGGACTTAGTAGGAATCTGATATCAAACTGAACTTAAATGTAATAAATTTATGTAAAGAAGTAACTTGTCAAATCCTCCTTTGTTGATTCGTTATTTATTtggggttttggttttgtgacTAAAAGTTCCAATAATTTCCTTTCTAGGTGCCTACAATGGCTGCCTCCACTGAAGCTGAAGCTCGAATCTTTTGGCTCGGTCTCATTATCTGCCCTGTCATTTggacagtgttttttttcagcactttgTTTTCCCTGAAGCTGAAATGGCTGGTAAGTCTGGGGTTACTGAATGAATGATAGCTGACAAGCAGTGTTAGTTGAGGGAAAACCGAGAGCTGTAGTTTTGCAAAAATCTTTGGATGAAGATCTCTAACATTACAAAAATCCCTGTAAGAACTTGAAATCAGAGTTTTCTGCAGTGAAGCCCTGAGCTCAGGAATGGAACTCTTAGCCTGGCTTTACTGTGTTATCAGCTGTCAATTTCACCAATCTCAAGTAGGGCATCTTAAAAGGTTGGCAAAATTGTAGCTTCACTTTTAACTATAGAAGCTTTTCCCCAGTGTTATGTACCCCATACACTGCATTATGCTAACAGACTTTAGGAAATCTTCATGTTTTCCTCTGTAGGCTTTTCTATTCAGTGTCTGCATAATCACCATAGAATGCATTTTGTTAAGTTCCTGGGCTAAGTACGATTtgttattgatttttaaaagagataAGTGCCTTGCATACATACTGTTACATAAAAAACAGCACCTGAGATTACATTTTATTACTTAATGGAACAGGAAATTCATCTATGGGTATGAGTTGATTGCAAATAATTAACTGCTTTATAGTGGCTCAAATAGTATCACTAAAGAAACAACAGTTAAAATTAAACTAGCAGTCATTCTCCACCCTTAGTTTTGAAAACCAGAAATTGTTTGCTGACCAATGAGCCAGCTGGAGAAGGGACCCAAGCTAGCAGTGAAGATGCACCTTGCTCATACACTGGGAAACCAAGTTCCACAAATGAAAATGCACTAGcttccagaaaacaaagtttCTCTGAGCCTATAAGTGCCACCAACcattctgcttatttttactGCCTGCTAACACTGGATACTGATTTGTATCTATCGATGCTCTTTGTAAACCTGCAAGTTACAGGATCTGGCTTGTCTACAGTGAGGCGTTTGTCGGCAAACATATCTGCAGGCTTGCTGTTTATCTAAAATCTTCATGAGCAGATACAAGAAGCGAAATT
Proteins encoded in this region:
- the TVP23A gene encoding Golgi apparatus membrane protein TVP23 homolog A isoform X3, whose protein sequence is MKQVEERAGSAGRRAAAAARPPRPSALTGALWGSPPQALVDDTEDVSLDFGSEEELALRKAKIRHPLATFFHLFFRNVTGRLLVGLRWWNQIDEDGKSHWVFEAKRVPTMAASTEAEARIFWLGLIICPVIWTVFFFSTLFSLKLKWLALVIAGISLQTANLYGYIYCKLGGQKSISKITSRFFVTADVAKRQSRGISEDHTEKHGKTWTR
- the TVP23A gene encoding Golgi apparatus membrane protein TVP23 homolog A isoform X1, with amino-acid sequence MKQVEERAGSAGRRAAAAARPPRPSALTGALWGSPPQALVDDTEDVSLDFGSEEELALRKAKIRHPLATFFHLFFRVSAIITYLFCDWFSNSFVACFVTILLLLSFDFWSVKNVTGRLLVGLRWWNQIDEDGKSHWVFEAKRVPTMAASTEAEARIFWLGLIICPVIWTVFFFSTLFSLKLKWLALVIAGISLQTANLYGYIYCKLGGQKSISKITSRFFVTADVAKRQSRGISEDHTEKHGKTWTR
- the TVP23A gene encoding Golgi apparatus membrane protein TVP23 homolog A isoform X2 produces the protein MKQALVDDTEDVSLDFGSEEELALRKAKIRHPLATFFHLFFRVSAIITYLFCDWFSNSFVACFVTILLLLSFDFWSVKNVTGRLLVGLRWWNQIDEDGKSHWVFEAKRVPTMAASTEAEARIFWLGLIICPVIWTVFFFSTLFSLKLKWLALVIAGISLQTANLYGYIYCKLGGQKSISKITSRFFVTADVAKRQSRGISEDHTEKHGKTWTR